GACTGGTAACTTTTTTGTTGGCGATCGAGTTGTCCGATCAACCGCCGCTGGTTGATAATTAAGCCGATCTGCTGACTGACAACGCGGAAAATTTCTCGCTCGGCGCTAGTCCAGGTACGCGGATTTTCGCTGGTAACGATGAGGAGTCCTGTCAGGGGTCGTTTTAAACTTGTATTGCAGGTGAGAAGACTGCGAACTCCTGCTTCCAAAAACGCATTGCGAAAGCCCAGCAACTTCAAATCTGTTGATAAGTCTTCAATTGCTACTGCTTCAGGACTGCGTTCCAGCAGTTGCCAGTCTACATCGCTTAAGCTCGGTAGAGTCTGGGAAGAATCTTTTCCCCCTGTTTGAGAAACTATCGGTCGTCGATTGACTGGTTGGGTTTGAAAACAAATTTCAAAATGTTTCTGGTCTGGATCGAAAAGCAGCACCAAAAAGCGATCGACTTGCAGCCGCGTAGTTAGCTGTTCGGCACAGATTTTTAAAGTTTTTTGCCAATCTTCCTCACTTGTAATCGCAGAAGCTATTTCCGCTGTGAGCATTCGATCTTGTTTGGTTTGCTCCACAGTGACTTCCATCTCTTCGATGGGAGAAAACATGGCAATTAACTGCGCCGCACCCCGGAGATAGTTTTTTTCTTCTTCCTTCCAAATGCGAGGTTCGTTACCTTCTACTGCTAGAAAGCCGAGCAATTCATCTCCTAAGCGAATCGGAGCTGCCAGTAAGCTTCTCACTCCCAATCTCTGCAATAACCTGCTGGTAATATCGGCTTTGAGGGAACTGTGAGCTTCTCCGATCGACACCATCTGATCGGCTACCAAAGCATTATAAAAGCCACCCGATTCCTGTACGGTGATTCCGGAAGCTTTGGTAACGGCGTCACCGAAACTGCCGCTGGCGCGGTTACTCATCCGCCTCCAAAAATAACGCCGCTCTCGCTCAAACCAATAAATGCTCGTCCGTGTCGGCGCTACAAATTGATGCGTTTCTGCTACTACCGTCTCCAGACGCTGCAATATTGTGCGCGTCGAGCGTAACTGCTCTAGAATTCGGAACAATGGCTCGTCAGGACGCTTAGTGCGTTGGCGGTTCCAATCTGTTTCGATTTGGTTCAGAGAAGCTGCCAATCCCCCTAATAGCATAGATAGTCGCGCTTTCTCTTCCGGTTGCGGCGAAATTCCCCATTGCAGGGAGCCCAGCATTACCACTCCAAAACAGCGATCGCGATAGCGAATGGGGAAAATCAGCGTTCCCCGAATATTGAAGTTTGCCGCTGCTTTCCGCCACTCTCCAGCTCGCGTTTCTTGGCGCAAGTCCGGTACCCCTATCGGTCTGAGCTGAATGACGACCTGTTCTAGGAGATCCCCTGGATTGAGAAAAATTCGCTGTTTCAAGAAATTGATGTCCCCAGTGGGTACAATTCCGCCTTTGCCTAAGATGCGATGGTCTAGGCGATCGTAAAATCCGATCCAAATCAGGCTGTAGTCAAACTCAGCCTGGAGATAATTGATAGTTGTGTCAATCAAAACATCGACGTTATCCTCTTCCCGCAGGGTCTGGAGGACACGTCCTAAAGTCACGACTTTTTTGTCTTCAGAATTCGGTCTTTGTTGCTGGCCCATCTGCTTTCACCCCTATTAGGTAATAGGTACAGGGGAAGAAATCGCCTGGGTGGTGGGTGCTGGGCTAGAGAAAAGTGGGAAAATATTTATTACCTTCTCTGTCTAGCCCCGCTCGCCCGTCTGCCCATAGCCCCTGCCCCTAACTCCTACGCCCTTTCTTCCCCAATCTCTAGACCCTACTACCAAACTTTAAGAGCCTTGGATATTTATCAACTTGGTTTACGTCCTCTTTTGTTTAATGTTCTCAAGAGCGATCCGGAATGGTTGCATCAGCAAAGCATTCAATTTTTGAGTTGGTTAGATCGTAATGCTTATCGCTTCCCTGTAACCGGGTTGCGAGACCAACTTCAGCGATCTTTTTGCTTGGCGGATACCCGTTTGGAACAAAAACTCCTACCCAGCGAAAAGTTTTCCCCCCAGCTGTTCCCAAATCCGATCGGATTGGCAGCTGGCTTTGATAAGAACGGCGTAGCTTCTGGCATTTGGTCTACTTTTGGTTTTGGCTTTGCTGAATTGGGTACTGTAACTTTACTGGCACAGCCTGGGAACCCGCGTCCCCGCTTGTTTCGATTGCCTGCTGACAAAGCAGCTCTAAACCGTATGGGTTTTAATAACAACGGTGCAGAAGAAATGAGTGGCAGGCTACGCGCCATTTGGCAGGGGCGTCCCCGACCGATGCCAATAGGAATTAATCTAGGTAAATCTAAGGTAACACCCTTATCTGACGCTGCATCTGATTATGTGGAAAGTTTTCGCCTTCTCAAAGAGTGGGGCGATTATTTTGTCGTAAATGTCTCCTCACCGAATACCCCAGGCTTGCGATCGCTCCAAGATGCACCTCTGTTGAGCGGGATTTTGTCGGCTTTGCAGCAAGAAAATCAAGGGTATAAACCAATTTTAGTCAAGATTGCACCCGACTTGGAGTGGGATGCGATCGCCAATGTTTTGGCAGTAGCCTCGACGCATCGGCTGGCAGGTATTATTGCCACCAATACCACAATTAGTCGCGACAAACTCCAAACTGAGGTAATTGACGAAACGGGTAAGTCTGTGCGGGAAGAAGAGGGTGGCATTAGCGGTGCGCCGCTGAGGGATCGTTCAACCGAGGTAATTAAGTTTATTTGGCGGGAAACAAAAGGGCAATTGCCAATTATTGGTGTAGGAGGTATTTTTACTGCTGAGGATGCTTGGGTAAAGATTACTGCTGGTGCTTGTTTGATTCAAACTTACACAGGTTGGATTTATGAGGGACCGTGGATGGTGCGGCGGATTTTAGAAGGATTGTTGAAAAAGTTGGATGAACGGGGTTTGTCTAATATTTCTGAGGCGGTTGGTTTGGAGGAGTAGATGTTTTTTAACGCAAAGGACGCAAAGGTAAACGCAGAGGTACGCAGAGGATAAGAGTGTTTGCTATCTTTGCGCTAGTGTCGATTCTTTGAATTTATATGTTTGAAGATTCAGGGTGAAGATTTTTTCATCAATTAATCGAATTATCAAATTTAATTCTGAAAGATAAATATCTGCTTAAATTTATTGTAAAGGATTGATGATATCGATAAATAAATCGATTTCGTACTCGTAGAAAATCAAAACCTATTAATCTTTCTTACAGGCTAAATACTGTTTTTATCGTTTTTATTTTGGCTAATCCTGAATCTGACGGAATAAAGTCAAATACTTTAACTTCTTTTCTTGACTTGTCTACCAGTTTAAATGTCCGGATTGTATCTCGAACATTCAAAGTTCTTTCTGCTAGGCAATTAGATAATTTTACCTTTCCTTCTTCTAGCCCTAAAGATTCAGTTAAATCCGCTTGTTGTGGGTCAAAGTCTACTACTAAAACTTTCTTTTTATTTTTCGCTAAGATAGCTGCCAAATTAATAGCTGTTGTTGTTTTGCCCACGCCTCCCTTGTCATTATATATACAAACAGTTAAAGCTTTCGGTGGATTTGCAATCAATAACCGGATATAATTAACTATTTCATTAATATTGCTTTTATCAATAAAAAAAATACGAGTTGCAGGAATGACAACCTTTCCATGCCGACGAAAAAGCTGTATATAAATTGAATTAGTAATAATCCCCCACTGTGCAGTTTGACAGTTGGGGGCAAGCAAATACTTTTTTAGCTGTTCCTTAGTTTGTTTGTATTTCGGACTGGTTTCAGATAGGTTAATAACCGTATTTCCAGCGACTATTCCCTTTACTTCAAAAAGCAGATAAGGATTTATTTTAGAAAAGGAAAACCTATCATTACCGTCATTCTTACGAGCTGCAAAATCTTCTTCTCCCTTGCCTGTAGCAAACTGTTGCACCCATTCGTCATCGCTAAATCCCAGTGCTGCTAGAAGAGGTTTTACAAATTTATCCTCGACATCAGGCTCGCCCGCATTTGGTGGGATTTTGTCTAAAATAGTATTCCAATCTATATTTAGCATTACTTAGTACCTAGCCAATTGAGGAAAAAAGGTTGTTTATAAGTTTATAATATGTTAGCTAAAGTTGCAACGATATTCTTTCCTATTAAAGTGCTTAGTGAAATAAAAGTAGAAAAATAAGCTCGCTTAATCGATGAGTAGCGCAACGTTTAGGATAGGCTCAAATTCTTCTACAAAGTTGCGCTTTGACACATTCCCATCAGGGTTACTTCCCAAACTAATCGCGGTTGAGCGTAACTGAGCAAACACCGTTTCGCTTTTTCCAATTTTTCTAAGGGCGATTCGCGAATTTGCCCTTTTAAAAATTGTTTCCAATAACAATGTTGTAAGTAATCTACTAACCATAATTGCGCTTCTGTATCGAGGGATTTATCGATGTCGCGAGCGAGTTCTAATGCTTGACGAAGTGTTTTGGGAATTTGCTTTACTGCTGTCAATAATTCTGGGGAAATTGCTTGTAATTGCTGCCAAGATGCGATCGCTTCCCCCGGACTTCCTCCCGCTAACTCCAATACCTCTGGATGCTGCAAAATTTCGCTATATTTATTCCGCCGCAGCACTATCTCTACCCCACTTGAGTCGAGGCGATAAAAGGGTATGCGCTGACAGCGGGATACCAGGGTCGGCAATAAAGATTCGATCGCCGGAGCAATTAAAATTATAGTGGCTTGGCCGGGTTCTTCCAGCGTCTTCAGCAAAGCGTTTGCAGCCCCTTCGGCCATCGTTTCTGCTTGTTCGATGACGATGAGCGATCGCGATGCCTCCAGAGGCGGACGACTCAAAAACTGGGCTATTTCCCGCACCTGTTCTAGCCGAATTTGGGGAGGTGCCTTGCGCTTCACTCCTTTTTCGGCAGCTTCCGCCGCCGACAATCTGACTCCGTTGTGCAGATATGTCGGCTCGACCCACAATAAATCGGGGTGATTGCTCAGCTGTAGGCGTTTTTGTATAGTTGATTTTTGCTTAGCTTCTGTACCATAAAACAACTCTTCTGTAAAGCACTTTGCTGCCAAACTGCGACCGACGCCATCGGGGCCAACAAACAGATAACCTGGGGCGATGCGATTTTGAGCGATCGCCTGCCCAAGCAACTCTACTGCCTGACTTTGGCCTACGAGCCTTTCAAAAGCATTCATTAAAAAAATCCATCAATTTACCGATTAAGGGTACACTACCTGTATAAATGTATCTGGTCTTGACATTTGGCAATGCCAAACCAAAGATGATGTTTGAGGTTAACTAGCAGCCGAAAAGAATATTCGGCTCGCCCAATGTTACCGAAGTGCAATTAACTGAGCCATTTGGTGTAGCCTTAAGTATTGCCGCGCCTAATGCCGAATATTAGGGACGAAAGAAGAAAGCCGAAAGCGAGACAGAAGAAGGATGAGGAGAAGAATTAGAAGAAAAGGAAGTCAGGCAGAATTAATATTGTCCCTCTTTTCTCCTTCCCCCTTCTCCCTCTCCCTGATGGGGCAGTGGCAGCTTTACAGAGCAGCAATAGAAAACAATGCTTCTAGGTATAAGCTTGAAATCAAATCAATGAGGTTCGGGTATTATAAGAGGGTCTTGGAGTCGCAGGCCGGAGGTATGATATGGCTCGCTATACAAGTTCGTACACAGTTTCCCTTCCTCTCGATCGTCTTAAGCAATTGCTGATAGAAGTTCTAAAGAGTTGTTCGTTAGACATCCTTTATGAAACGATTGACTATATAATGGCGCGTGAGAAGCCAGGGCAGGTTGGCTTTGCCAAGTTAGTGACTGTTGAAGTCCTCATCGATCGTTCAACCGCAACCGCAACCCAAACTAAGATGAGTTTGGTAATGAAAAATGAGGAATTGCCCCTGCAAGTTGACAACCACTGCCACCAGATATTCGATCGCGTCAGTGAGGCGATCGTCAGCAATCGCCAATGGCAGATAATTGAAAATGTAGCAGGAGAGCTACCCACTATTTAGTCAGGCAAATCAGTCAGGCAAAGCTGCGATTACTCTGGCTAACTTGGGGAAATTTTACTCCTCTGGCTCATCGTCAAACATACTACCGGGGTTAATCAGGGTGATATCAAACTCATCTAGCGGCCCAGATGGGATAGTCTCTCGTTTGAGCTGATAGTATATAGCTCGCACCTGCGGGCCAAATACAACTTCATCTTCATTTTTGAGGTCGTGAGCTGGAAGCTTGCGAGAGTTGATGATCAGTCCGTTAGCACTAGCTCTGCCTTTGCCATCGCCATCAACAATGCGATAGTAGTATGTTCCATCTTGTTTGGGCATCTGTAGCAAAGTTGCATGACGACGAGAGACAAACTGGGAGTATAGGCGGATATTACAAGTCGGATCGCGACCGATCGAATATACAGCCTTAGTGAGTATAAACTCCTTGCGCCCTTTATCGTCCTCAACAATGAGTAGATGATTTTGATCCTGTGGTAAAGGCATTGATTGATCTGTCCTGCAATAAATTAATAAAGGCAGCTGCAACCCCGGCGTCACATGGCCTTGATAAATTAGGCTCAGCGCTGCCAACCTGAAAACAACGGTGATTTTCGATTTCAAATTTTAAATTTAAAATTAAATTCAATTTCAAATTTAAAACTTGAATTTCGACTAAAATTTTACCGACGCCAAGGCAGACGACGCAGGAGAAGAGAATTAGTAACAACACTGACGGAGCTGAAAGCCATCATTGCGCCGGCAGCAGCTGGACTGAGAACGAAGCCTAAACTAGGCAGCAAGACACCGGCGGCAATGGGAATACCTAAAGTGTTGTAGGCAAGTGCCCAAAATAAATTCTGGCGGATTTTATTAAAAGTGGCACGCGAGAGCTGAATCGATTTAACGATATCCGTTACTGCATCGCGCATCAGGATAATCTGAGCGCTTTCAATCGCAATGTCAGTTGCCGCGTGCAGGGCTATGCCCACATCGGCTTGTGCTAGTGCCGGTGCATCATTTATTCCATCCCCGATCATAGCGACTCGATGACCCTGAGTTTGCAGAGTTGCGATCGCCAATGCTTTACCATCGGGAAGAACTCCTGCCAAAACATCAGAAGTGTCGAGTAATAGCTCGGAAGCGATCGGTAATGTACTTTCGAGCCTGTCACCAGTCAGCATCATAACTCTCAATCCCAGACGCCGCAGATCTGCCACTGCTGTTTTAGCATCTGGTCTGAGGGCATCCGCAACCGCGATCGATCCTAAGCTGATGTTGTCAGATGCCACATAAACCACTGTTTTTCCCGCTTGTGCTAATGCCCTAACTTGTGCTTTGAGAGCATCGCCAACACTAATTCCCGTTGCTTGCAGCCAGTCCGAAGTTCCCACCAACACCGTCTGACCTTCTACCACAGCGCGAACTCCGAAACCCGGTTCTGTGTAAAAATCTTCGGCAGGTGGTATAGGTAACCCCAGTTTGCGGGCTTCCTCGACAATGGCTGTGGCGAGGGGATGACAGGTGCCGCTTTCGGCTGCCGCCGCCAGTTGGAGAAGCTTTGCCGCCGAGTCGGAGAGCGGTGGGGAGGCAGAGGATAAATTTTGCTTCTCCAGTTCCCCGTTGACTGCAACCGAGATACAGTCAGTCACGCAGGGATGACCGGTAGTAAGAGTGCCAGTTTTGTCAAACACTACCGCGTCAAGACTCGATACCCGTTCTAAAACATCTCCACCTTTGATTAAAAGTCCCGATTCCGCGCCAACCCCCGTACCAACTAGGATAGCGGTGGGTGTGGCCAGTCCCAAAGAACAGGGACAAGCAACTACCAAGACGGCGATCGCCAGCTTTAAACTCAACATCAGGGGTGACTGATGATGCGCGACCATAGATCCGTGTCCCATGACCGCCGCACCGTGCGTCATCAATGTTGCCCCATGCCCTAAAAGCAGATCCGGCCAAAGGTGAGTGCCGATAAAATACCAAAATAGAAATGTGAAAGCGGCAGCTGCCATCACACCGTAAGTAAAATACCCAGCGACAGTATCCGCTAGGTGTTGCACCGGTGCTTTGCGAGTTTGAGCTGCTTCTACTAAGGCGACAATTTGAGCTAAGGTGGTATCTTTGCCAATGCGGGTCGCTCGAATCGCGATCGCGCCTGATTGGTTAAGCGTCCCCGCCTGCACCACATCTCCTATTTGTTTTGGCACCGGCACCGCTTCCCCGGTCAGCATTGACTCATCTACTGTTGTCTTGCCGACGATCGTTTCCCCATCTACGGGTATCTTTTCTCCAGGTAAAACCAGTAAGTATTCTCCCACGCGCACCCGATCGGCTGGTATTTCGACTCCCGTGTCTGCCGTTAGATCCACGTTCGGATCGGCAATTAAGCGTGCCTGGGGTGGCTGGAGGGAAAGCAATGCTTCAAATGCCGCTACTGCCCGTCCTCTGGCGTGTTGTTCCAGCGTTCTCCCTAGCAGGATAAAGCCTAACAGCATCACCGGTTCGTCAAAAAA
This genomic window from Aerosakkonema funiforme FACHB-1375 contains:
- a CDS encoding sensor histidine kinase, which codes for MGQQQRPNSEDKKVVTLGRVLQTLREEDNVDVLIDTTINYLQAEFDYSLIWIGFYDRLDHRILGKGGIVPTGDINFLKQRIFLNPGDLLEQVVIQLRPIGVPDLRQETRAGEWRKAAANFNIRGTLIFPIRYRDRCFGVVMLGSLQWGISPQPEEKARLSMLLGGLAASLNQIETDWNRQRTKRPDEPLFRILEQLRSTRTILQRLETVVAETHQFVAPTRTSIYWFERERRYFWRRMSNRASGSFGDAVTKASGITVQESGGFYNALVADQMVSIGEAHSSLKADITSRLLQRLGVRSLLAAPIRLGDELLGFLAVEGNEPRIWKEEEKNYLRGAAQLIAMFSPIEEMEVTVEQTKQDRMLTAEIASAITSEEDWQKTLKICAEQLTTRLQVDRFLVLLFDPDQKHFEICFQTQPVNRRPIVSQTGGKDSSQTLPSLSDVDWQLLERSPEAVAIEDLSTDLKLLGFRNAFLEAGVRSLLTCNTSLKRPLTGLLIVTSENPRTWTSAEREIFRVVSQQIGLIINQRRLIGQLDRQQKSYQSLQWGLTTMQQAFSLEHIEKAALQSIATMLQAPVAALVSWSPRSKEGRILTTDVSNYQFAIDSNFIVPIRSDELIQEALASDGLLVKDVTNISPATRSWISGPGISEIMVMPLQTAPEHEPTGVAIVAKGTGSWPNSALPMFGLLTSQLAWLRRYKMLIDSLSEEREELQCLNWYKHRLIADLARQYLQPPQIELVEDLSRQGAVKELRQPAGRFHSSPAIKNSKDLLTKQDSRHGGLAIYIYSMLANEQWKIGYRELENGKVLSDDGIEDEDSEKNSIAASFASTKDSIRLTSLLLRSLDRIDPAIKQKRIWAQIHDTEGEKALTTNLSKKLDIVKIELVIHEILMAACDRVRTGGRIDIWCRQLGHESRGYGEEELSPSHSHHYPPDRFIELSVTDDGAIDPVLIAELQQAPSDDLVPSTLDKPPGLHLRICQSIVRQMAGELNFYQIDDGRVLSRLLIPLRD
- a CDS encoding quinone-dependent dihydroorotate dehydrogenase, giving the protein MDIYQLGLRPLLFNVLKSDPEWLHQQSIQFLSWLDRNAYRFPVTGLRDQLQRSFCLADTRLEQKLLPSEKFSPQLFPNPIGLAAGFDKNGVASGIWSTFGFGFAELGTVTLLAQPGNPRPRLFRLPADKAALNRMGFNNNGAEEMSGRLRAIWQGRPRPMPIGINLGKSKVTPLSDAASDYVESFRLLKEWGDYFVVNVSSPNTPGLRSLQDAPLLSGILSALQQENQGYKPILVKIAPDLEWDAIANVLAVASTHRLAGIIATNTTISRDKLQTEVIDETGKSVREEEGGISGAPLRDRSTEVIKFIWRETKGQLPIIGVGGIFTAEDAWVKITAGACLIQTYTGWIYEGPWMVRRILEGLLKKLDERGLSNISEAVGLEE
- a CDS encoding AAA family ATPase, coding for MLNIDWNTILDKIPPNAGEPDVEDKFVKPLLAALGFSDDEWVQQFATGKGEEDFAARKNDGNDRFSFSKINPYLLFEVKGIVAGNTVINLSETSPKYKQTKEQLKKYLLAPNCQTAQWGIITNSIYIQLFRRHGKVVIPATRIFFIDKSNINEIVNYIRLLIANPPKALTVCIYNDKGGVGKTTTAINLAAILAKNKKKVLVVDFDPQQADLTESLGLEEGKVKLSNCLAERTLNVRDTIRTFKLVDKSRKEVKVFDFIPSDSGLAKIKTIKTVFSL
- a CDS encoding DNA polymerase III subunit delta', which translates into the protein MNAFERLVGQSQAVELLGQAIAQNRIAPGYLFVGPDGVGRSLAAKCFTEELFYGTEAKQKSTIQKRLQLSNHPDLLWVEPTYLHNGVRLSAAEAAEKGVKRKAPPQIRLEQVREIAQFLSRPPLEASRSLIVIEQAETMAEGAANALLKTLEEPGQATIILIAPAIESLLPTLVSRCQRIPFYRLDSSGVEIVLRRNKYSEILQHPEVLELAGGSPGEAIASWQQLQAISPELLTAVKQIPKTLRQALELARDIDKSLDTEAQLWLVDYLQHCYWKQFLKGQIRESPLEKLEKAKRCLLSYAQPRLVWEVTLMGMCQSATL
- a CDS encoding FHA domain-containing protein gives rise to the protein MPLPQDQNHLLIVEDDKGRKEFILTKAVYSIGRDPTCNIRLYSQFVSRRHATLLQMPKQDGTYYYRIVDGDGKGRASANGLIINSRKLPAHDLKNEDEVVFGPQVRAIYYQLKRETIPSGPLDEFDITLINPGSMFDDEPEE
- a CDS encoding heavy metal translocating P-type ATPase, which produces MEVLQSVDKSSERLSPQTAISGSSGADATPASDVETITLDVGGMKCAGCVKAVENQLIQYPGVVSACVNLVTEVAVCDVKSGAVDPSALAAKLTEAGFPTQPRYSQTGETISPAQRHRQEIESSIWRLAIAGILIVLSGIGHFGQHSWFAEHPSILTSFWFHWGLATATLVGPGRSILVDGFKGLQRLAPNMNSLVGLGAVTAYTASTVALLFPQLGWECFFDEPVMLLGFILLGRTLEQHARGRAVAAFEALLSLQPPQARLIADPNVDLTADTGVEIPADRVRVGEYLLVLPGEKIPVDGETIVGKTTVDESMLTGEAVPVPKQIGDVVQAGTLNQSGAIAIRATRIGKDTTLAQIVALVEAAQTRKAPVQHLADTVAGYFTYGVMAAAAFTFLFWYFIGTHLWPDLLLGHGATLMTHGAAVMGHGSMVAHHQSPLMLSLKLAIAVLVVACPCSLGLATPTAILVGTGVGAESGLLIKGGDVLERVSSLDAVVFDKTGTLTTGHPCVTDCISVAVNGELEKQNLSSASPPLSDSAAKLLQLAAAAESGTCHPLATAIVEEARKLGLPIPPAEDFYTEPGFGVRAVVEGQTVLVGTSDWLQATGISVGDALKAQVRALAQAGKTVVYVASDNISLGSIAVADALRPDAKTAVADLRRLGLRVMMLTGDRLESTLPIASELLLDTSDVLAGVLPDGKALAIATLQTQGHRVAMIGDGINDAPALAQADVGIALHAATDIAIESAQIILMRDAVTDIVKSIQLSRATFNKIRQNLFWALAYNTLGIPIAAGVLLPSLGFVLSPAAAGAMMAFSSVSVVTNSLLLRRLPWRR